The Ensifer canadensis genome has a segment encoding these proteins:
- a CDS encoding FAD-dependent oxidoreductase, with protein MSISFVDIAIIGGGPGGLALAQGLKKNGIDAAVFERDPGRADYVQGFRMRIRQRGIDALQANLPTHLFQVFLDTLGFAPTENLILDEGFERLDNAGLESRETEDTHIEKSVSRITLRQILLSGLKGRFHTGKRFERYEPLPDGTVIAHFADGSTVRANLLVGADGAGSAVRRQLLPDLKSIDTGVRRLAGKISLEAAAHHDISPLLTEFNTNIRPSDGRGLMITSHRVDPAAYARHDFIGAEDPDHRNIPGFHFNNTTSYTWWNTAYDTDELGPDELLETLDGAGLLQALLQRIGHWDERILKLIRHSDPSTVAFLKVKSSTPGAKWQPGPVTLLGDAIHAMTYFRALGGNTALYDTGLLVRELVAARRHDKPLIAAVHDYENAMREHGYEAVRSSLSAMQRNVGANRPLKSVPAL; from the coding sequence ATGAGCATCTCTTTTGTTGACATCGCCATTATTGGCGGGGGCCCAGGCGGCCTTGCGCTGGCCCAGGGTCTGAAGAAGAACGGCATCGATGCCGCCGTGTTCGAACGCGATCCGGGCCGGGCCGACTACGTGCAAGGCTTTCGCATGCGTATCCGCCAGCGTGGCATCGACGCACTTCAGGCCAATCTGCCGACGCATCTCTTCCAGGTCTTTCTGGACACGCTCGGGTTTGCCCCGACCGAGAACCTGATTCTCGACGAGGGCTTCGAGCGTCTCGATAATGCCGGGCTCGAAAGTCGGGAGACCGAGGACACGCATATCGAAAAGTCTGTGAGCAGGATCACGCTGCGGCAGATCCTTCTTTCCGGGCTGAAGGGCAGGTTCCATACGGGCAAACGCTTCGAGCGCTATGAACCGCTCCCAGACGGCACGGTTATCGCGCATTTTGCTGACGGCTCGACTGTCCGCGCCAACCTTCTGGTCGGTGCCGACGGTGCGGGGTCGGCCGTTCGCCGCCAACTGCTGCCGGATCTGAAGAGCATCGATACCGGTGTTCGGCGCCTGGCGGGCAAGATCAGCCTTGAAGCGGCTGCGCACCATGACATCTCACCGCTTCTTACCGAGTTCAACACCAATATCCGCCCGAGCGACGGCCGTGGCCTGATGATCACCAGCCACCGGGTCGATCCAGCCGCCTATGCCCGGCACGATTTCATTGGCGCCGAAGACCCCGATCATCGCAACATCCCCGGTTTCCATTTCAACAACACCACCAGCTACACCTGGTGGAACACCGCTTACGATACGGACGAACTGGGACCGGATGAACTCCTTGAAACGCTCGATGGCGCCGGCCTGCTGCAAGCGCTACTTCAACGTATCGGCCATTGGGACGAGCGCATCCTGAAGCTCATCCGCCACAGCGATCCGTCGACGGTCGCCTTCCTCAAGGTCAAAAGCTCGACGCCCGGCGCGAAATGGCAGCCCGGTCCGGTCACGCTGCTCGGCGATGCGATCCACGCGATGACCTATTTCCGCGCTCTCGGCGGCAACACCGCGCTCTACGACACCGGTCTGCTGGTTCGCGAGCTCGTCGCCGCGCGACGCCATGACAAGCCGCTGATCGCAGCCGTCCACGACTATGAGAACGCCATGCGAGAACACGGCTACGAGGCCGTCCGCTCCTCGCTCTCAGCCATGCAACGCAATGTCGGGGCAAACCGGCCGCTAAAGTCGGTGCCTGCACTCTAA